The following is a genomic window from Bacteroidales bacterium.
CTATGAGAAGGGATGGTTTCTCTATACCCCTGTGGCGCTGATCAGTTTTTTGGGATTGCTGCCTCTCTTCAGGCAGGACAAGACCGGAACGTTGTCATTACTGTTTTTCTGGGTGGCCTTCATCTACCTGTCGTCCTGCTGGTGGGTATGGGATTACACTTCCCGCTTCAGCCAGAGGATCTTTATCGATTATTTGCCTGTCAATGCAGTGATGCTGGCAGCTTTTCTGTCGGCATTCCCTAAAGGAAGGGCGGTGCACTGGATCCTTGCAGGCATTTTGTGCCTGGCCATCGGCTTGAACATTCTGCAGTATTACCAGTCATTAAAATGGGTCTATCCGCGGGGACCTGTGACGAAAGAGACCTACTGGGAGTATTTTTTCCGTATACGGCCGCTTGCCTCCGTCGAATATCCTTTTGAGGAAACCATCGTTCACAGGAGCATGTTTTGCCACGGCATGGAGGAGGATATCGGCTGGATCCATCCCGAATCATACTCCCGGCAGGCTGCACACACCGGAGCTTTTTCCTCGGCATCCGGCGGGACGGACACGATCGTCGCCGGGATCGACAAGCTTGTCGCCCCCCTTTTGCAGGGCAGCCGTGCGGATGTCATCATCGATGCCTGGGTTCACGCCAGGGCCCGCAAACCCGGGCTGATGCTGGTCGTGGATTTCTTACACAACGGAGTCAGCTATTATTACCAGCCCTTTGAACTGGACCCCTATCTGGTAAGAAATATCTGGAAACATGTTCAGTTCAGGGCGGCTGTACCGCGGTTACAAAGCGACCTGGACCACGTCAGGGTGTATTTCCTGAACAGGTCACCGGAGGCGACTGCTTACATTGACGATGTTTGCATTGAATTTCTTTCCCTGCTGACAGGTCCTGATCCGGTGCCGGCCATCGTCAACATTTCCGAAGATAAGATCACCGAATCCAGCAGGGTGTTCCTGGATATGGAAACAGACCCTATGGAGACGGAATCCCTGTTCCTGACGGAGGATCTGGCCATGAAAGGCCGGCGGTCGTCGCGGGTGGATAAAACGCATCCGTACTGTGTGGGTTTCCGTGGGCAGACCGGCCAGAACCTGCCGGCTTTTGATCCGAAAATTGAAGTCAGCGCTTACATCCACACCGATGCGGAGCCGTCACGGGCTTTCCTGGTGACTGACTTCCAGCGGCGGGGAACGTCCTATTACTATCTACCTGTCAGATTGGGACCCTGCCTCCGGAAACACAACTGGACCCTCTGTGAATTTCTGGTCACTCCGCCTGATTTAATGAATGAAGAGGACAATCTCGTGATCTATTTCTGGAATCCTGACACTGCTGAAGTCGTGCACGTAGATGATTTGACTATCCGTTTCCTTTCATTGAAGCAGCCCGGTGGAAATCCTGCCGGGTGGATGGGCAGGCAGAGCGTTGCATCCGATACAGTGCTTCTGCATACGATGGAATACCGGATAGGATGGAACAACGAAGGTACGCTGACCGGTGAGAAAGCATTGTACGGAAAACAATCCTGCAGGATATCGGCTGCAAATCCGTACAGCGTATCCATTCAGGGAGCACTGGATGAATTTCTGGAAGGAACGGGATGGATACGGATCAGTGCCTATGTACTCTCCAGTTTGAAGAAATCATCGGTAGCCCTGGTTGTGGACTTCAGGAGGGATGGGAAAAGTTACCGGTACGTACCGTATTACATGAATGAGCGGACCCGTTTCAATGAATGGGAACACATCACCTTCACGACTTTTGTGCCGGATGAACGGCTCCCGGGGGATGAGGTTTTGATCTATTTCTGGAGCGCCTCCAGAGAGGAGGTTTTTTACATTGACAACATGCAGGTTGAATTTATGACCATAAACGATCAGCGTCCATGAAATCATTCTCTGCGAAAAAAACAGGGCACATCATTCTCCTGGCGGTCTTGCTCGTGGCTGCTTTTTTGCGGCTGCTTGACCTTGCCGGGTTTTCGTTTTCCAATGATGAGCTCAGCGCGCTTTACAGGGTCAGGTTCGATCATTTCCGCGATCTGGTTTCTCAGGGATTTTATGTGGATGGTCATCCCGGTGGCGTGCAGGTGTTCCTTTATTACTGGGTGAAGCTGGCCGGCACAACGGAATTCGCTGTCCGCCTGCCCTTTGCGCTGGCTGGAATCCTGGCCGTCTATGTGGCTTACAGGCTGGGAAAACGGTGGTTCACTGCCACCGCAGGATTGTTTTGTGCACTTTTGGTGGCCATCCTGCAGTTTCCGCTCCTCTACAGCCAGATCGCACGGCCGTATGTAACCGGATTGCTGTTTGTCCTAATGACCGCCTGGTTCTGGACCCGCCTGGTCTTTGATGGTGAGGAACTTAACCGGCGGTCGAAAATTTTCTGCATCACCGGGTACATCCTGTCAACAACGCTTTGCTTGTACAATCATTACTTCAGTTTTCTGATGGCCGGCATCATCGGGCTGACGGGCTTGTTTTTCATAAAGCGCTCCACCAGGCTACCCTACCTGCTGAGCGGTGCAATCAGCATTCTTTTGTTCCTGCCTCACCTGTCCATCACGCTGAACCACCTTCGAATCGGCGGGGTTGGACTGTGGCTGGGAAAACCTTCCTGGGATTTTTTGTTCAGACACATATTTTATATATTCAATGAATCCTGGTACCTGCTCGTTGTGGTCGTTGGCATTGCCGCCTGGATGATGTGGAAACAGCGCCTGTCAAACCCGTTCACGACATTCCGGCTGCTGGCCCTGCTCTGGTTCTTCCTGCCGATGATCATAGGATTCATCTATTCCAGGACCGTCAATCCACTGCTGCAGCATTCGGTTCTGATCTTTTCCTTCCCATTCCTCATTTATTTTCTGTTCTCGTTTGCTGAACCCGTCCTGAACCGTTCCACACTGCTGCTTCTTGTTTTTTTGTTTGCGGCGGGCCTGGTCAGCCTTCTGGCTGAAAAAAGATATTACCGTACCCAGCATTTCGGGGAGTTCCGGGACATCGCCCGCCAGGTAGCCTCCTGGGACCAAAAATATGGTGCTGACGACATCACCCGGGCCATCAATGTCAACCATCCCTGGTATGTTGATTTCTATCTGAAAAGGGAAGGCTCGCAGGCAACCTTCGCACAGTATGAGAACCGGGGAGGCAAGGATCTCCTGGACCTGAAACATATCGTCTCCCGGAGCACCACCTCCCACTTCGTTTATGCCTGGACAAAACCTACCCCCACGGAAACGGAGGATATCGTGCGGGAATTTTTCCCCTATGTTGTTGAAAAGCATCTTTACGGAGGCCTGTCAGCCGTTGGCCTGTATGCCCGGGAAGCTCCTGTCGTTCCGATAGCGGAGCCTGAGCCGTTGCTGGTGGTCAGGAACGGGTTTGAACAGGCCGGCCGGTGGAAGGCTGACCCTGACCAGAGGGACACAGCGCTCGTTTACGGAGGATCTTACAGTTACCGCCTTGATCCGATGACCGAGTACAGTCCGGCTTTCGATACGGTTCTTCACAAAATATCCCAAAAGCCAATCCGTTACATCAAAGTGTCATTGTGGGGACTGATCCCTCCCAGTCACGGGACAACGCCAATCGTCATATCCGTCGACGACACAAAAGGTCAGAATTATGTCTGGGCATCCATGAATATGGAAAATTTCCTGGATCCGTCCTCCTGGGGAAAAGCGTATTTCAATTACGACCTGCCCCGCATCCGGTCATCCGGTGACCGGTTGAAGATCTATGTCTGGAACCCGGATAAGTACGCCTTTAACATCGATGAAATGGAGATCCGATTTTATGAGTAGCATAAAACAGCTTATGTTTGCCGGGGTGATCAGCCTGTTGCTGCTGGTAACCGGCTGCCAGCGTACAGTGACCACCTACTGGGAGAACGGATTGAAAAAATCGGAGCTTTCTTTCAGAGGGAAGACATTCGAAGGGATTTCGACGTGGTGGCATTCCAACGGGAATAAGCAGATGGAGGCCAGTTATCACAACAATCTGCTCGATGGCAAATCGACACGATGGTTTTACAACGGGAATGTTGAATCCATCACCTTCTATTCCGGCGGCCTGAAGAATGGCCCGGCAATCACATTTTCGGAATCAGGAGAGAAGGTCTCCGAAGAAAATTACCGGAACGACAGCCTGGAAGGGCCATATACGACCTGGTTCCCTGGAGTAGGGATCCGGATCACCGGTTTTTTTGACCACGGATTGTACGACAGTACCTGGACATACTTCAATGAGCAGGGCAGGCGTATCGGTGAGGGTAGGTTCGAAAAGGGTACCGGAACACAGGTGGGCTTTTATCCATCGGGTAAGGTGATGAGGGAGATTCCGTACGTGGAGAACAAAAAGCACGGAGAAGAACGATGGTATGGTGAACAGGGGAACCTCGAACGGGTCCTGGTCTTTGAAAATGACCGGCTGATATCAGAACGGTCAGGCGAGTAAAATATCTTCATTAAAATTCGGTTATATCAAACATTCACTTTAATTTTGCGCCGTCAAATCCGGAACATTGTTATTTAATTAACAATGTTTTTTTCATTCACTAATAAATTCAAAGACATGGACATAGAAAGAATTATGCTTGACCTGGAAAAGAAGCATCCCGGTGAACTTGAGTATCATCAGGCGGTCAGGGAGGTGCTGGAATCGATTGAAGAAATTTATGACAACAATCCGCAGTTTGAAACGGCAGGGATTCTGGATCGGATCATTGAGCCCGACAGGATCCTGACCTTTAAAGTACCCTGGCTGGATGACCACGGGAAGGTGCATGTCAATCTTGGATACAGAGTGCAGTTCAATAATGCCATTGGTCCCTACAAGGGAGGATTGCGTTTTCACCCGAGTGTGAACCTCAGCATATTGAAGTTTCTCGGATTTGAACAGATTTTCAAGAACAGCCTGACCACGATTCCAATGGGAGGTGCCAAAGGCGGATCGGATTTCAATCCGAAAGGCAAGTCCAACAATGAGATCATGCGTTTTTGCCAGTCGTTCATGCTGGAGCTCTGGCGCATCATTGGACCGGAGATCGATGTACCGGCCGGCGATATTGGCGTTGGCGGCCGTGAGATCGGTTTTCTTTACGGAATGTACAAGAAATTGATGCTGGAGCATACGGGTGTCCTGACAGGAAAAGGATTGGGCTGGGGCGGAAGCCTGGTACGTCCGGAAGCCACCGGCTTCGGAGCCGTTTACTTTGTGAAGGAGATGCTGAAGCTGAAGGGTGAAGAGATCAACGGAAAGACCTTTGCTGTTTCAGGATTCGGTAATGTGGCGTGGGGAGCCGTGACCAAGATCAACGAGCTGGGAGGCAAGGTGCTGACCATCTCCGGCCCGGATGGATATATCTATGATCCGGACGGCATTTCAGGTCCCAAGATTTCCTATATGCAGAACCTAAGGGCCTCCAATGAGGACATTGTTCGTCCCTACTCGTTTGAGTTCCCGGGTTCGCAGTTCCACCAGGGCAAGCGCCCGTGGGAGGTGAAATGCGACATTGCGATGCCGTGTGCCACTCAGAATGAGCTTGAAAAAGCCGACGCTGAGCAACTGGTTGCCAATGGCTGCCAATGTGTTGCTGAAGGTGCCAACATGCCCTGTACGCCGGAAGCCATTGAGGTCTTCCAGGAAGCAAAGATACAATATGCCCCGGGTAAGGCAGTCAACGCAGGAGGTGTTGCCACTTCCGGCCTTGAGATGTCGCAGAATGCCATGAAACTGGGATGGCCGAGAGAAGAGGTGGATAACCGCCTGCACGGGATCATGACCAGCATCCACGCCACTTGCGTGACCTACGGAAAAGATAAAAATGGTTATGTTAACTATGTGAAGGGTGCCAATGTGGCTGGTTTTATGAAAGTTGCCAATGCCATGCTGGACCAGGGAATTGTCTGATCCCCGGCAGATCTTTCAAAGAGGCTCCTTCTGCTGATGAGGGAGCCTTTTTTTTTTATATTTTTGCCGCTCGTATTCATGGTATTATTTACATTAAGTTTGATCGAATGAAAGCATTCACATCGGTTGATGACATACTGGATTTTGCCATTCAGAATGAGCAGGAAGCGGTTGACTTCTATGCCAGCCTTGCCCGGGAAGCCCGCAATGAAGAGATGAGCAATGTGTTCACCCAGTTTGCACGGGAGGAAATGGGACACAAGTCACGGCTTCTTGCCATTAAATCCACGGGACAATTTGACCTTGGAAAAGAGAAGGTCATGGACATGAAACTGGCTGACTACCTGGTGGATATGCAGCCACATCCCGGAATGACCTACCCGGAGGCGCTGGTGCTGGCCATGAAGAAGGAAAAGAATGCCTTCAGGCTTTACCTTGACCTTTCGAACAAAGCACCGACACCTGAGCTGGCAGGTCTGTTCCTGTCGCTCGCCCAGGAGGAAAGCCGCCATAAGCTCAGGTTTGAGCTGGAATACGATGAATTTGTTTTAAAGGAATTCTGAGCCGCTCGCATGAACGTTCACACCCGTCCGTAATCCTATCAACCTTTACCCAAAATGCAATTTGTCCACCCTTATTTTCTTTTTGGATTACTGGCTGTTTCAATACCCATTATCATCCACCTTTTCAATTTCCACCGGTACAGGAAGGTTTATTTCACCAATGTCAGGTCTATCCGCAATCTGAAGCAGGAAACCCGGAAGCGTTCAAAGCTGAAACACCTGATCCTTCTGGCCCTCAGGATCCTGACCATCGTTGCGCTGGTCATGGTGTTTGCACAGCCGTTTGTTCCGGTAAACAAGCAGGCGGCGGATATGAACAGGAAAAATCTCGTCGTGGTCTATCTGGACAATACCTTCAGCATGGAATCGGTAACCGGCAGCATCACCCTGCTGGATCTGGCAAAAAATAAGGCACGGGAGCTGGCAGGTGCCTACCGCACTTCCGATGAGTTCCTGCTGATCACCAATGACTTCGAGGGGAAACACAACCGGTTGCTGTCAAAAGAGGAATTCACGGAACTGATCGATGAAGTGACCTTTTCCCCCGTGCACCGCAACCTGTCGGAGATCCTCAGGTATGCATCCGATGAACGATTCAGGTCAGGGGAAAAGAATCATCTGGCCTATCTTCTTACCGACCTGCAGAAAAACTTGTTTGACTGGCCGAAGCTATCACCCGACTCCAGTCTGTCGGTCTACCTGGTTCCCCTTCAGGCCGATAAACCTTCCAATGTTTATATTGATACCTGCTGGTTTGAAAACCCGGTCCAGAACCTGCTCAGCCAGGCTGTTCTGAGGGCCCGGGTATGCAATCTTTCTGAAACGGACCTGGAAAAGGTGCCGGTCAGGCTTTCGGTCAACGGATCGCAGAAAGGACTTGCCAACATCGACATTCCTGCGAACCACACTGTCAAGATTGCGATCCCGTTCATCCATTACGAGGCCGGTATACACTCCGGTGTATTGTCACTGGAAGATTATCCGGTCAGGTATGACGATCAGTTTTATTTTTCTTACCTGGTCAGTGAGTTCATCCCTGTGCTGAATGTTTACCAGGGTAAAGAGAATGCTTACCTCAGGGCTGTTTTTGGCCGGGATTCGACCTTTGTCTTCGATCAGAGTTTTACCGGCAGTCTGGATTACACCTCTTTCGGCCAATACCGCCTGATCATTCTCGATGGACTGGATGAGATTTCATCCGGGCTGGCCCAGGAACTTAAGCGCTTCGTTGAGAACGGGGGCAGCCTGGTCATCTTCCCGGGTGATGCTACGAATACCGAAAGCTATAACCTGTTCCTCTCTGCCGCAGGCTCTGCAGCCTACCTGCCACTGGACACAGCTGATACAAAAGCGATCGCCATTAATTCAGACCATCCCCTCTACCAGGATGTATTTGAAACGATCCCGGAAAATATTGACCTCCCAGTGGTACATAAACATTACCCGATCGCGCGTCTGTCAAGAAGTGACCAGGAATGGCTGATGAACCTTCAAAACGGCAGCATGTTCCTGAGCGTACAATCGGTAAGCAATGGTCTGGTCTATCTGGCTTCCGTCGGCCTGACGGATGCGTTTTCGAATTTTCAGAAGCATGCCGTGTTCGTGCCCACCCTGTTCAACATGGCCATGCTGAGTCATCAGCGTCAGAAGCTTTTTTATACCATTGGATATGATGAGGTGATTGAACTGCGCGGTAACATCCTGCAGGGGGACCGGACGTTTCGGATCAGCAGCCCGGAGAAGGATTTCTCGTTCATTCCCGAGCACCAGGTCGTTGATTCAAGAACGTACCTGTTTACGCACGACCAGGTAAGGCAATCAGGTAGTTATCTTCTGGAGTCGGACGAGTTGGCGGTTACAGGCCTTTCCTATAATTATGACCGGCGCGAATCGCTGATGGAATTCTACACACCGGATGAAGTTACGGCTCAGTTCAACAAGGCGGGGATGCAGGACGTTATGAGCATAAGCGACACCAAACAACCTTTTTCGCTGATCCTGGAGGAGCTCAACAGGGGCGTGCGGCTGTGGAAATGGTTTGCAGTCATTGCACTGGCAGCCATTGCGGCTGAGGCGCTGATCATACGGTTCTGGAAGTAATACCAACGCGGAATTTAATTAATTTTGTCTGCACAGGGATGGATGAACAGGATGATATAGTACAGGAAGAAGAAGCTGCTCCGTCACCGGACAAAAAAGGCGGGACAGAGGAGGTTCACAAGATCAGGCATCTTTCGGGACTTTATGAAAGCTGGTTCCTGGACTATGCCTCCTATGTGATCCTGGAGCGCGCGGTACCGGATGTATATGATGGGCTTAAACCCGTACAGCGGCGTATCCTGCACGCAATGAAAGAGTTGGATGACGGAAGGTACAACAAGGTTGCCAACATCATCGGCCATACGATGAAGTACCATCCCCACGGCGACGTTTCCATCGGGGATGCACTCGTTCAGCTGGGCCAGAAAGAGCTGCTGATCGATGCCCAGGGCAACTGGGGCAACATTCTGACCGGCGACAGTGCTGCTGCACCCCGTTACATCGAGGCACGCCTTTCCAAATTCGCACTGGAGGTCGTCTTTAGCCCGAAAATTACGGAATGGAGAGCGTCGTATGACGGACGAAATAAGGAACCCGTAACCCTGCCCGTTAAATTCCCCCTGCTGCTTGCCCAGGGGGTGGAAGGGATCGCCGTAGGACTTGCTTCCAAGATACTCCCTCACAATTTCAACGAACTGCTGGATGCCTCGGTCAGCATCCTGGAGGAAAAAGATTTTACACTTTTTCCCGATTTCCCGACAGGAGGACTCGCGGATTTCAGCAAATACAACGAGGGACTGCGTGGCGGCAGGGTCAGGATACGTGCACGCATCGTACAACAGGATAAGCGAACCCTGGTGATCACCGAGCTGCCCTTCGGGGTGACCACCTCCTCCCTCATTGAAACAATCATCGCAGCCAACGACAAGGGAAAGATCAAGATCCGCAAGATTGACGACAATACGGCCAGCCAGGTCGAGATCCTGGTCCACCTGGCCACGGGCGTGTCGCCGGATACCACCATGGACGCACTCTACGCCTTCACCGATTGCGAAATCTCGATTTCACCCAACGCCTGCGTGATCCTCGACGGGAAACCCAGGTTCCTGGATGTGAAGGAAATCCTCAGGATTTCCACCACCCATACCATGGATGTCCTCAAAAAAGAACTCCAGGTCAGAAAGTTCGAGCTCCAGGAAGAATTGCTGTTTGCATCGCTGGAAAAAATTTTCATCGAGAAACGGATCTACCGGAAAATAGAAGAATGTCAGACCTGGGAATCGGTGATCGAAACCATCGACACGAACCTGAATCCTTACAAAAAGAAATTTTTCAGGCCGATCACGGTTGATGATATCACCCGGCTGACGGAAATCAAGATCAAACGCATCTCCAGATTCAACGCGTTCAAAGCCGATGAGATCATCAACGAACGGACCGCTGAGCTGGATGAAGTTGAAAATCACCTGGAACACGTTACGGATTATACGGTGAACTATTTCCGTAAGATCCAGAAAAAGTACGGCGCATCCTACCCAAGAAAAACCGAAATTCGGAACTTCGACACCATCGAAGCAGCGATGGTGGCTGCTGCCTCCCAGAAACTCTACGTGAACAGGGAACAGGGATTCGCCGGTACGGGATTGAAAAAGGATGACTACGTCTGCGACTGCTCGGACCTTGATGATATGATCGTTTTCAGGGCCGACGGATCGTTCATCGTGACTAAAGTCCTGGAAAAGTCGTATGTCGGCGAAAATGTGATCCATATCGACATCTTTAAAAAGAATGACGACCGCACCATCTATAATCTCGTCTATCAGGATGGCAAACAGGGAGGGGTGTATATCAAGCGGTTTCCGGTGGTCGGCATCGTCAGGGATAAGGAATACCTGATCACCAGGGGCAAGCCGGGCTCCAGGATCCTCTATTTCACGGCGAATCCCAATGGAGAGGCGGAGATCATCAAGGTGTACTTCAAACCCAAACCCAAAATGAAGATCCTGTCGATGGACTTTGATTTCGGACAGGTTTCGATCAAGGGTAGAAACACTCAGGGCCGGATGCTGACACATAAGGCCGTCAGAAAAGTGGTCAAGGGAGAAGAGGGCGTGTCGACACTCGGCGCGATCGATGTCTGGTACGATGATACGGTCAGGCGGCTGAACTACGACGGAAGGGGAGACTACCTGGGGGCCTTCGCCGGCGATGACAAGATCATTACCGTTCAGCAGTCCGGCGTTTACCGGATCAATGGTTTTGACCTCTCCGCCCATTTCGAGGAAGATATGATCAGGATCCGCAAATTCGAACCGGAAGAGATCCTCTCCGTTGTTTACATCGAAGGAGAAACCCAGGCGCCCTATTTAAAACGTTTCCAGGCTGAAGTTTCCGTAAAAAAGATTAATTTTATTGGCGACGACCCGAAAGCCCGGCTCGTGCTGGTCAGCTTCGACCCGGCACCGCAGCTGGAGATCAGCTTTATGCCCAACCCGAGGAGAAAGACCGAAAGGGAGATCATCCAGGTGGCGGAGTTCATCGCAGTTAAAAGCAATAAGGCGCGCGGCAAACGGATAACCACCTTTCCCTGCGAATCGTTCCGGTTCTTAGAAACCGAATCACCGGAACCTGCTCCGGAGCCTGCAACCGAAGAAAATGCCCGGGAAAGCCGGCCCAACGATGAAGTCGTGCAGGATGAGAGCGTAAATGAACGGGATCCAGTTGACGAAACCCGGGACCAGGTCATTTCCGATGAATTACAACGTTCTGATTTGGAAAAAGATGAGTTAAAAGAGATGAAAGAACGGCGGAAGGAGGAAGAACCCCGCCAGATGGAGCTGGACTTCTAAGATAAAACCATACCTATGAAAAAGCAACTCTTATTGATCAGTAACTCCACCAACGCCGATGAGCTGTACCTGGAGTGGCCGAGGCCTTATATCAGGCAGTTTTTGGAAGGGAAGGGTGTTAAGCGGATCCTGTTTGTGCCTTATGCCGGCATCAGCCTGGATCCTTCCAGCCTTGAGCGTTCATATGATCTGTACGAACAGAAGGTGAACCAGGTATTTGCATCGCTGGGATACGAGATCTACAGCATTCACCGGGAGCCTGATCCGGCAGAGGCCATTGAAAAGGCAGAAGCGATCGCCATCGGAGGCGGGAACACCTTTCACCTGGTCCATATGATGCATAAGCTTGATTTGAT
Proteins encoded in this region:
- a CDS encoding glycosyltransferase family 39 protein; translation: MKSFSAKKTGHIILLAVLLVAAFLRLLDLAGFSFSNDELSALYRVRFDHFRDLVSQGFYVDGHPGGVQVFLYYWVKLAGTTEFAVRLPFALAGILAVYVAYRLGKRWFTATAGLFCALLVAILQFPLLYSQIARPYVTGLLFVLMTAWFWTRLVFDGEELNRRSKIFCITGYILSTTLCLYNHYFSFLMAGIIGLTGLFFIKRSTRLPYLLSGAISILLFLPHLSITLNHLRIGGVGLWLGKPSWDFLFRHIFYIFNESWYLLVVVVGIAAWMMWKQRLSNPFTTFRLLALLWFFLPMIIGFIYSRTVNPLLQHSVLIFSFPFLIYFLFSFAEPVLNRSTLLLLVFLFAAGLVSLLAEKRYYRTQHFGEFRDIARQVASWDQKYGADDITRAINVNHPWYVDFYLKREGSQATFAQYENRGGKDLLDLKHIVSRSTTSHFVYAWTKPTPTETEDIVREFFPYVVEKHLYGGLSAVGLYAREAPVVPIAEPEPLLVVRNGFEQAGRWKADPDQRDTALVYGGSYSYRLDPMTEYSPAFDTVLHKISQKPIRYIKVSLWGLIPPSHGTTPIVISVDDTKGQNYVWASMNMENFLDPSSWGKAYFNYDLPRIRSSGDRLKIYVWNPDKYAFNIDEMEIRFYE
- a CDS encoding BatA domain-containing protein is translated as MQFVHPYFLFGLLAVSIPIIIHLFNFHRYRKVYFTNVRSIRNLKQETRKRSKLKHLILLALRILTIVALVMVFAQPFVPVNKQAADMNRKNLVVVYLDNTFSMESVTGSITLLDLAKNKARELAGAYRTSDEFLLITNDFEGKHNRLLSKEEFTELIDEVTFSPVHRNLSEILRYASDERFRSGEKNHLAYLLTDLQKNLFDWPKLSPDSSLSVYLVPLQADKPSNVYIDTCWFENPVQNLLSQAVLRARVCNLSETDLEKVPVRLSVNGSQKGLANIDIPANHTVKIAIPFIHYEAGIHSGVLSLEDYPVRYDDQFYFSYLVSEFIPVLNVYQGKENAYLRAVFGRDSTFVFDQSFTGSLDYTSFGQYRLIILDGLDEISSGLAQELKRFVENGGSLVIFPGDATNTESYNLFLSAAGSAAYLPLDTADTKAIAINSDHPLYQDVFETIPENIDLPVVHKHYPIARLSRSDQEWLMNLQNGSMFLSVQSVSNGLVYLASVGLTDAFSNFQKHAVFVPTLFNMAMLSHQRQKLFYTIGYDEVIELRGNILQGDRTFRISSPEKDFSFIPEHQVVDSRTYLFTHDQVRQSGSYLLESDELAVTGLSYNYDRRESLMEFYTPDEVTAQFNKAGMQDVMSISDTKQPFSLILEELNRGVRLWKWFAVIALAAIAAEALIIRFWK
- a CDS encoding toxin-antitoxin system YwqK family antitoxin, which translates into the protein MSSIKQLMFAGVISLLLLVTGCQRTVTTYWENGLKKSELSFRGKTFEGISTWWHSNGNKQMEASYHNNLLDGKSTRWFYNGNVESITFYSGGLKNGPAITFSESGEKVSEENYRNDSLEGPYTTWFPGVGIRITGFFDHGLYDSTWTYFNEQGRRIGEGRFEKGTGTQVGFYPSGKVMREIPYVENKKHGEERWYGEQGNLERVLVFENDRLISERSGE
- a CDS encoding DNA gyrase/topoisomerase IV subunit A, which codes for MDEQDDIVQEEEAAPSPDKKGGTEEVHKIRHLSGLYESWFLDYASYVILERAVPDVYDGLKPVQRRILHAMKELDDGRYNKVANIIGHTMKYHPHGDVSIGDALVQLGQKELLIDAQGNWGNILTGDSAAAPRYIEARLSKFALEVVFSPKITEWRASYDGRNKEPVTLPVKFPLLLAQGVEGIAVGLASKILPHNFNELLDASVSILEEKDFTLFPDFPTGGLADFSKYNEGLRGGRVRIRARIVQQDKRTLVITELPFGVTTSSLIETIIAANDKGKIKIRKIDDNTASQVEILVHLATGVSPDTTMDALYAFTDCEISISPNACVILDGKPRFLDVKEILRISTTHTMDVLKKELQVRKFELQEELLFASLEKIFIEKRIYRKIEECQTWESVIETIDTNLNPYKKKFFRPITVDDITRLTEIKIKRISRFNAFKADEIINERTAELDEVENHLEHVTDYTVNYFRKIQKKYGASYPRKTEIRNFDTIEAAMVAAASQKLYVNREQGFAGTGLKKDDYVCDCSDLDDMIVFRADGSFIVTKVLEKSYVGENVIHIDIFKKNDDRTIYNLVYQDGKQGGVYIKRFPVVGIVRDKEYLITRGKPGSRILYFTANPNGEAEIIKVYFKPKPKMKILSMDFDFGQVSIKGRNTQGRMLTHKAVRKVVKGEEGVSTLGAIDVWYDDTVRRLNYDGRGDYLGAFAGDDKIITVQQSGVYRINGFDLSAHFEEDMIRIRKFEPEEILSVVYIEGETQAPYLKRFQAEVSVKKINFIGDDPKARLVLVSFDPAPQLEISFMPNPRRKTEREIIQVAEFIAVKSNKARGKRITTFPCESFRFLETESPEPAPEPATEENARESRPNDEVVQDESVNERDPVDETRDQVISDELQRSDLEKDELKEMKERRKEEEPRQMELDF
- the gdhA gene encoding NADP-specific glutamate dehydrogenase, with the protein product MDIERIMLDLEKKHPGELEYHQAVREVLESIEEIYDNNPQFETAGILDRIIEPDRILTFKVPWLDDHGKVHVNLGYRVQFNNAIGPYKGGLRFHPSVNLSILKFLGFEQIFKNSLTTIPMGGAKGGSDFNPKGKSNNEIMRFCQSFMLELWRIIGPEIDVPAGDIGVGGREIGFLYGMYKKLMLEHTGVLTGKGLGWGGSLVRPEATGFGAVYFVKEMLKLKGEEINGKTFAVSGFGNVAWGAVTKINELGGKVLTISGPDGYIYDPDGISGPKISYMQNLRASNEDIVRPYSFEFPGSQFHQGKRPWEVKCDIAMPCATQNELEKADAEQLVANGCQCVAEGANMPCTPEAIEVFQEAKIQYAPGKAVNAGGVATSGLEMSQNAMKLGWPREEVDNRLHGIMTSIHATCVTYGKDKNGYVNYVKGANVAGFMKVANAMLDQGIV
- a CDS encoding ferritin family protein — encoded protein: MKAFTSVDDILDFAIQNEQEAVDFYASLAREARNEEMSNVFTQFAREEMGHKSRLLAIKSTGQFDLGKEKVMDMKLADYLVDMQPHPGMTYPEALVLAMKKEKNAFRLYLDLSNKAPTPELAGLFLSLAQEESRHKLRFELEYDEFVLKEF